The proteins below are encoded in one region of Candidatus Culexarchaeum yellowstonense:
- a CDS encoding DEAD/DEAH box helicase, translated as MVDAGFRDKILAYYTFLDNYRAGKISDFKGLIPELISLGLLRDPNEIRGMISKCGLSVESLPEVVRDILFSPNDYVALYRFIEPPKVEYGCSVDELNVNDRLKNALKSYGIYRLYRFQEEAIKRILNGEDVVIVAPTGSGKTECFAIPIIHLIASSRDRRFYPLVPEGSRALRALFIYPTKSLSRDQLFKIRRLATPLGVTVRIFDGDTSTSEREEIYSEPPDILMTNFDIIHHHLSHRTPLSNHFKSVRYIVVDELHSYVGAFGANVHWILKRLQRVCGSTQMIGCSATISNPGEFASMLFDRRVGVVEGSGKRGGFHFIMLYPSIRSFYSAIGDVVSKLVKYGYKTIVFSNSHVEAEVVKQVLDDRNVKSYVHRAGLPKSYRVKVEEDFRGGRIMVVSATPTLELGIDVGDVDCVITSPIGLARFMHRIGRAGRRGQEAIAILMLRGGDPISAYYKRNPEKYFTYLEPIYVEPRNLMVARNQLIAACMDKPLSSEEFKGWADVLKSLADEGLLSVRGKRYHATMDGRRILRRYNIRGAGGRVEIYFNGKIIGERELPIALSELFPGAVYLHAGLKFRSKSFRVGGGGYGYVEVERLPDDFQYRTDAKRTAYPEIIEVVEGGGAYGVEALYCRLRIREMVEGYYLRDIFSGEIISENSLVEPLEYSYETYGFVFKAPEPTTHSNSSKDYLEFLAGSFHAVEHVLIESSDMFTGSGSGEIGGISMGSSGVIFVYDGVLGGSGASLLLFKNLADAFSKSYEILRGCDCNSVDGCPNCTYSYRCGNNNKPLNRVGAIEVFKLILSGAKTRVREEDYVAFKPIM; from the coding sequence TTGGTTGATGCGGGGTTTAGGGATAAGATTCTCGCATACTACACTTTCCTAGATAATTATAGGGCTGGGAAAATCTCTGATTTTAAGGGTTTAATTCCCGAGCTAATCTCTCTAGGTTTGCTTAGAGATCCAAATGAGATTAGGGGTATGATTTCTAAATGTGGTTTAAGTGTTGAGTCTCTTCCCGAGGTTGTTAGGGATATCCTCTTCTCCCCAAACGATTATGTTGCTTTATATAGGTTTATTGAACCCCCAAAGGTTGAGTATGGTTGTAGTGTTGATGAATTGAATGTTAATGATAGGTTGAAGAATGCTTTGAAGAGTTATGGTATTTATAGGTTGTATAGGTTTCAGGAGGAGGCTATTAAACGAATATTGAATGGTGAAGATGTAGTTATAGTTGCACCTACGGGTTCTGGTAAAACTGAGTGTTTTGCAATTCCAATAATACATTTAATTGCATCTAGTAGGGATAGGCGATTCTATCCACTAGTCCCTGAAGGTTCGAGGGCTCTTAGGGCTTTATTCATATATCCAACTAAGAGTTTGAGTAGGGATCAGCTTTTCAAAATTAGGAGATTGGCAACCCCATTGGGTGTTACTGTTAGGATATTTGATGGTGATACATCCACCTCTGAGAGGGAGGAGATATATAGTGAGCCTCCAGACATATTGATGACTAATTTCGACATAATTCATCATCACCTTTCCCATAGAACTCCATTATCAAATCATTTTAAGAGTGTTAGGTATATTGTTGTTGATGAACTTCATAGTTATGTTGGTGCCTTTGGGGCTAATGTTCATTGGATTTTGAAGAGGCTTCAGAGGGTTTGCGGCTCCACACAGATGATAGGTTGCTCTGCAACAATATCCAATCCTGGGGAGTTTGCCAGTATGCTTTTCGATAGGCGTGTTGGGGTTGTTGAGGGTTCTGGTAAGAGGGGTGGATTCCACTTCATAATGTTGTATCCATCAATTAGATCATTCTACTCTGCAATTGGGGATGTTGTTTCAAAGCTTGTGAAGTATGGTTATAAAACCATTGTCTTCTCCAATAGCCATGTGGAGGCTGAGGTTGTTAAGCAAGTTCTTGATGATAGGAATGTTAAATCTTATGTTCATAGGGCTGGTTTACCGAAGAGTTATAGGGTTAAGGTTGAGGAGGATTTTAGGGGTGGGAGGATAATGGTTGTTTCAGCAACACCAACATTGGAGCTTGGAATAGATGTTGGCGATGTTGATTGCGTCATAACCTCCCCAATTGGTTTGGCTAGATTTATGCATAGGATTGGTAGGGCTGGTAGGAGGGGGCAGGAGGCTATTGCAATACTCATGCTTAGAGGCGGTGACCCCATAAGCGCTTACTATAAGAGGAATCCTGAGAAGTACTTTACATATCTTGAGCCAATATATGTTGAACCTAGAAACTTGATGGTTGCAAGAAATCAACTCATAGCTGCATGTATGGATAAACCATTATCCTCCGAGGAGTTTAAAGGTTGGGCTGATGTTTTGAAATCCCTTGCAGATGAAGGGCTTCTAAGCGTTAGGGGTAAACGTTACCATGCAACTATGGATGGTAGGAGGATTCTGAGGAGGTATAATATTAGGGGTGCTGGTGGTAGGGTGGAAATATACTTTAATGGTAAAATTATTGGTGAGAGGGAACTTCCAATAGCTTTAAGTGAGTTATTCCCTGGAGCCGTCTATCTACATGCTGGTTTGAAGTTTAGATCTAAGAGTTTCAGGGTTGGTGGGGGTGGTTATGGGTATGTGGAGGTTGAACGCCTCCCAGATGACTTCCAGTATAGAACTGATGCTAAGCGAACTGCATACCCGGAAATTATTGAGGTTGTTGAGGGGGGTGGAGCTTATGGTGTTGAAGCATTGTATTGTAGACTTAGGATTAGGGAGATGGTTGAAGGATACTATTTGAGAGACATTTTTAGCGGTGAAATCATTAGTGAAAATAGTTTGGTTGAGCCATTGGAATACTCATATGAGACTTATGGCTTCGTATTTAAAGCACCTGAACCCACAACCCACTCAAATTCATCTAAAGATTACCTAGAATTTTTGGCTGGATCATTCCATGCCGTGGAGCATGTTTTGATTGAGAGTAGTGACATGTTTACTGGTAGTGGTTCTGGGGAGATTGGTGGGATATCCATGGGTTCCTCCGGCGTGATATTCGTTTATGATGGTGTTTTAGGGGGGTCTGGTGCATCACTACTACTCTTCAAGAACCTTGCAGACGCCTTCTCCAAATCCTATGAGATCCTTAGAGGTTGTGATTGTAATAGTGTTGATGGATGTCCAAACTGCACATATTCATATAGGTGTGGAAATAATAATAAGCCTTTAAATAGGGTTGGCGCCATTGAAGTCTTTAAACTAATTTTAAGCGGTGCTAAGACTAGGGTTCGTGAGGAGGATTATGTTGCATTTAAACCTATAATGTGA
- a CDS encoding glycosyltransferase family 2 protein has translation MLTLILIALLAIPFSSHTLGTISLILKLKDKVWLKPKPKFNSRIAILIPLYRERGESIEKTLRSITNQVYDREKMRVLIIVEKGDDETMKSVVDKCRILDESKIKYEIIVHPESRSSKAKSLNYALKFVDEPFIVVYDADDDILDTYQIARGVSLMNDEKYDSVGVKVLRSGNKLPQLFSYVETCLWVNIALPALKYITSYPMYSGEGLFVSTEAIRGIGGFPETLTEDSMLTVEFAKRGLRMALMDSTIIERGPYTVKSLIKQRMRWNRGLMQCFTKVVKEDVPLKVKIVNGLYYLSPISYLIISISTIYTLLIAPISEIIGLDPDPIPLYICIYLIISVMISPLFLIITGEKIKDKRAFIIPFPIWIIIGLTTLYSLIKPRVEWYRTERHPAKQL, from the coding sequence ATGCTCACATTAATCCTAATAGCACTCCTAGCCATCCCCTTCTCATCACACACACTGGGAACCATAAGCCTAATATTGAAACTTAAGGATAAAGTTTGGCTTAAACCAAAACCAAAATTCAATTCAAGAATAGCAATACTAATACCATTGTATAGAGAGCGGGGGGAAAGTATAGAGAAAACCCTTAGAAGCATTACCAACCAAGTTTATGATAGGGAAAAGATGAGGGTTCTCATCATAGTGGAGAAGGGGGATGATGAAACCATGAAAAGCGTTGTGGATAAATGTAGAATTCTAGATGAAAGCAAAATTAAGTATGAGATAATAGTGCACCCAGAATCCAGAAGCTCCAAAGCCAAAAGCCTAAATTATGCATTGAAATTCGTAGATGAACCATTCATAGTGGTTTACGATGCAGACGATGACATACTAGACACATACCAGATAGCAAGGGGAGTTTCCCTAATGAATGACGAGAAATACGACTCAGTGGGAGTGAAGGTTTTGAGGAGTGGAAATAAGCTACCACAATTATTCTCATATGTGGAGACATGCCTATGGGTTAACATAGCTCTACCAGCATTAAAATACATAACAAGTTACCCAATGTATAGTGGTGAAGGACTATTCGTATCAACAGAAGCAATCAGAGGAATCGGGGGATTCCCAGAAACTTTAACTGAAGACTCAATGCTAACCGTGGAATTCGCAAAGAGGGGGTTAAGGATGGCTCTAATGGACAGCACAATAATTGAGAGAGGACCATACACTGTGAAATCATTAATAAAGCAGAGGATGAGGTGGAATAGGGGGTTAATGCAATGCTTCACAAAAGTAGTGAAAGAAGATGTGCCATTGAAAGTTAAGATCGTCAATGGACTATACTACCTATCACCAATCTCATACCTAATAATATCCATATCAACAATATACACGCTACTAATAGCCCCCATATCAGAAATTATTGGATTAGACCCAGACCCCATACCACTCTACATATGCATATACCTAATAATATCCGTAATGATATCACCACTCTTCCTAATAATCACTGGGGAAAAGATAAAGGATAAACGCGCCTTCATAATACCATTCCCAATATGGATTATAATAGGCTTAACAACACTATACTCACTAATAAAACCAAGAGTTGAATGGTATAGGACTGAGAGGCACCCAGCAAAACAGCTTTAA
- the deoC gene encoding deoxyribose-phosphate aldolase: MRIIRDYISKMSIEELSKHIDNTMLKPEVGVKGVMEFIEKSLNYNFACLVIPPCYISEAKEKAYGKVRLATVISFPLGYQNIEVKKAEVERALADGADEIDYVINISYVKSGRYDKVKSEAETLSKIVKRGGGVIKAIIETPYLTNEEIALTSKTLNETEVDYIKTCTGFGPRGVVPSDIMIIKENSDKKIKASGGIRTLIDAIHYIMLGADRIGTSSGIEIVKEFMKIKGLTDEATSTTSSDRSTVYRYNP, encoded by the coding sequence ATGAGGATCATAAGAGATTACATAAGCAAAATGAGCATTGAAGAATTATCCAAACACATAGATAACACCATGCTAAAACCAGAAGTGGGCGTAAAGGGGGTTATGGAATTCATTGAGAAAAGTTTAAACTACAATTTCGCATGCCTAGTAATACCACCATGCTACATAAGTGAAGCCAAGGAAAAGGCTTATGGAAAGGTGAGATTGGCAACAGTAATATCATTCCCACTTGGATACCAAAACATTGAAGTAAAGAAGGCTGAAGTGGAAAGGGCATTGGCTGATGGTGCAGATGAAATAGATTACGTGATAAATATATCATACGTTAAAAGTGGGAGATATGATAAGGTGAAAAGTGAAGCTGAAACACTATCAAAGATAGTTAAGAGGGGTGGAGGGGTTATCAAGGCAATAATAGAAACACCATACCTAACCAATGAAGAAATAGCATTAACATCAAAAACACTAAATGAAACTGAAGTGGATTACATAAAGACATGCACTGGATTCGGACCTAGAGGAGTAGTTCCAAGCGACATAATGATAATAAAGGAGAACTCCGACAAGAAGATTAAAGCATCAGGTGGAATTAGGACGTTGATAGACGCAATCCACTATATTATGCTTGGAGCAGATAGGATAGGGACAAGTTCAGGGATAGAAATAGTTAAAGAATTTATGAAAATTAAGGGTTTAACGGATGAAGCTACTTCGACAACAAGCTCGGATAGAAGTACCGTTTACCGCTATAATCCTTAA
- the udp gene encoding uridine phosphorylase: MTSRIVSAEHPHTVEGVQYHIKCKPGDVAKYVLLPGDPDRVPRIAKYWDEAREVARNRCYVTYTGTYKGKPISATSTGIGCPSTAIALEELLRIGAKTFIRVGTTGSIRSEVRVGDLVISCGAVRLEGTSRQYVMVEYPAIASYEVVLALIEAAESLGVRYHVGLTASTDSFYVGQARPGFNDYLPSFSRNIISDLQACGVLNFEMEASTIFTLSSIYGVRAGAVCAVLANRVTNEFVEDAGVEDCIKVANEAVKILGDWDSLKDYSGKRYFYPSLLSK, encoded by the coding sequence ATGACTAGCAGAATTGTTTCAGCTGAACATCCACATACTGTTGAGGGGGTTCAGTATCACATTAAGTGTAAGCCTGGTGATGTGGCTAAGTACGTGTTGCTCCCTGGGGATCCTGATAGGGTTCCTAGGATAGCTAAGTATTGGGATGAAGCTAGGGAGGTTGCTAGGAATAGATGCTATGTAACTTATACTGGAACTTATAAGGGTAAACCCATATCTGCAACTTCCACTGGTATAGGTTGCCCATCTACGGCAATAGCTTTGGAGGAGCTTTTGAGGATTGGAGCTAAAACCTTCATTAGGGTTGGAACTACTGGTTCCATACGTTCAGAGGTTAGGGTTGGGGATTTGGTTATTAGTTGTGGTGCTGTTAGGCTTGAGGGTACTAGTAGGCAGTATGTTATGGTGGAGTATCCTGCAATTGCAAGTTATGAGGTTGTTTTAGCATTGATTGAGGCTGCTGAGTCTCTTGGGGTTAGGTATCATGTTGGTTTAACTGCCAGCACCGATAGTTTCTATGTTGGTCAAGCTAGACCTGGATTTAACGATTATCTTCCAAGCTTCTCTAGGAATATAATTTCTGATCTGCAGGCTTGTGGTGTTTTGAATTTTGAGATGGAGGCTTCCACAATATTCACTTTATCCAGCATTTATGGTGTTAGGGCTGGCGCTGTTTGCGCTGTTTTGGCCAATAGGGTTACCAATGAATTTGTGGAGGATGCTGGGGTTGAGGATTGCATTAAAGTTGCCAATGAAGCTGTAAAAATATTGGGTGATTGGGATTCCCTTAAGGATTATAGCGGTAAACGGTACTTCTATCCGAGCTTGTTGTCGAAGTAG
- a CDS encoding MFS transporter: MSIAKFLEEAKLSRFHYMLLLICSLIYCLTAMNTMLIAAVLVPIISEFGLESNPLLSGLLVSAGYLGMFVGALSCGILADRIGRRRSLIITTSMMSVFTALNSIARDPLSIAILRFVAGIGLGGSLPQPGIYISEYIPSKYRGRFLGLVETSWVYGALLSLLFPYILLPKYGWRTTFLVSLIPLILIPPIILFVPESLRYLQLKGDFNTALNILKKYNLIPKDVEFKGAFEGYVAKSYRVSEALRRLWSRNYWKRTLMLWILWASLVYTYHGIFIWLPAIYVREFGFTVVKSLEWTLIVTLAQVPGYYSAALMLDHVGRKPIEVLYLLAAGFGSFMLSISRDPTSILICSIIISFFNLGAWSALYAYTPELYPTEIRGTGSGAAASIGRIAGIIAPTATPLIYTYWGLNAAFTVFASIHFLGALATLILGFETKGRTLEELAK; the protein is encoded by the coding sequence ATGTCCATAGCTAAATTTCTTGAGGAAGCTAAACTCTCACGTTTCCATTACATGCTCCTATTGATATGTAGCCTCATATATTGCCTTACAGCCATGAACACAATGCTTATAGCTGCAGTTCTAGTTCCAATAATTAGTGAGTTTGGTTTAGAATCAAACCCCCTCCTTTCAGGGCTTCTCGTTAGTGCTGGTTATCTTGGAATGTTTGTGGGGGCGTTGAGTTGCGGTATTCTTGCTGATAGGATTGGTAGGAGGAGGAGTTTGATAATAACTACATCGATGATGAGTGTGTTTACGGCTTTAAATTCCATTGCCAGAGACCCATTGAGCATAGCGATACTTAGATTTGTGGCTGGTATTGGTTTAGGAGGATCTCTACCACAACCCGGAATATACATTTCAGAGTATATTCCATCGAAGTATAGGGGGAGATTCCTAGGTCTTGTGGAAACTTCATGGGTTTATGGGGCTCTACTCTCACTACTATTCCCATACATATTGCTCCCAAAATATGGTTGGAGGACTACATTCCTAGTTTCCCTAATACCATTGATATTGATTCCACCAATAATCTTGTTCGTTCCAGAATCCCTCAGATACCTCCAACTTAAAGGTGACTTCAATACAGCTTTAAACATATTGAAGAAGTATAACTTGATACCTAAGGATGTTGAGTTTAAGGGTGCATTTGAAGGTTATGTTGCCAAGAGTTATAGGGTTTCAGAGGCTTTGAGGAGGCTTTGGTCTAGGAATTATTGGAAGAGGACTTTGATGCTATGGATTTTATGGGCATCCCTAGTATATACTTATCATGGAATATTCATATGGCTCCCAGCAATCTATGTTAGAGAATTCGGCTTCACAGTTGTTAAATCCCTTGAATGGACTTTGATAGTCACCCTCGCCCAAGTTCCAGGCTATTATAGTGCTGCCTTAATGCTTGATCATGTGGGTAGGAAGCCCATAGAAGTTCTCTACCTCCTTGCAGCTGGATTTGGAAGTTTCATGCTAAGCATATCTAGGGATCCAACATCAATCCTGATATGTAGCATCATAATATCATTCTTCAATTTGGGGGCATGGTCTGCACTATATGCATACACACCTGAACTATATCCAACTGAGATTAGGGGGACTGGTTCCGGTGCAGCTGCAAGTATTGGTAGGATTGCCGGGATAATAGCCCCCACAGCCACTCCACTCATATACACGTATTGGGGTTTAAATGCTGCATTCACAGTTTTTGCATCAATACATTTCCTTGGCGCATTGGCCACATTAATCCTTGGATTTGAAACTAAGGGGAGGACACTGGAGGAGTTAGCTAAGTAG
- a CDS encoding ExsB family transcriptional regulator has product MSIGPSFKPSEFVARAVEDVRRIVGGEMAVAACSGGVDSTVSAYIAKMALGDRLKTVYIDDGFRREGEVEETIKMLGNLGLNPILLDKKSLFYRNLKGVIDAERKRKIFRETFYNVIGDFMKSNGIRFLVQGTIAADIVETKGGIKTQHNVLEQIGVDYGFKVVEPLKELYKPQVREVARYLGLPKEISEKMPFPGPGLMIRVVGEVNPKRVEIVRKATKIVEEELRDVDAFQKFAVLLPGRATGIRDGRRKYGYMIAIRVVASEDAITANPLEIPFSKLKRITDRITSEINDVVRVLYELTPKPPSTIEFE; this is encoded by the coding sequence ATGTCGATAGGCCCCTCTTTCAAACCCTCCGAATTCGTTGCTAGAGCTGTGGAGGATGTTAGGAGAATTGTTGGTGGAGAGATGGCTGTTGCAGCATGTTCTGGTGGTGTGGATAGCACTGTTTCAGCTTACATTGCCAAAATGGCTTTGGGTGATAGGCTTAAAACAGTCTATATTGATGATGGATTTAGACGTGAAGGTGAAGTTGAAGAAACAATTAAAATGCTGGGGAATTTAGGGTTAAATCCAATACTATTGGATAAGAAAAGCCTATTCTATAGAAACCTTAAAGGTGTAATTGATGCTGAGAGGAAGAGGAAGATATTCAGGGAAACATTCTACAACGTGATTGGAGATTTCATGAAATCTAATGGTATAAGGTTTCTAGTTCAGGGGACTATAGCTGCAGATATAGTTGAAACTAAGGGTGGAATAAAAACTCAACACAACGTTCTGGAGCAGATAGGTGTTGATTATGGGTTTAAAGTTGTTGAACCATTGAAGGAATTGTATAAACCTCAAGTTAGGGAGGTTGCTAGATACCTAGGCTTACCAAAGGAGATATCCGAGAAGATGCCATTTCCAGGTCCAGGACTAATGATTAGAGTTGTGGGTGAAGTTAATCCGAAGAGGGTTGAGATCGTTAGGAAAGCCACCAAAATAGTTGAGGAAGAGCTTAGGGATGTGGATGCATTCCAGAAATTTGCAGTGCTACTTCCAGGTAGAGCCACTGGAATTAGGGATGGTAGGAGGAAGTATGGTTACATGATCGCCATTAGAGTTGTGGCATCTGAGGATGCTATAACGGCCAACCCATTGGAAATCCCATTTAGCAAACTCAAAAGGATTACTGATAGAATAACTTCTGAGATAAATGATGTTGTTAGAGTATTATATGAGTTGACGCCAAAACCCCCATCAACCATAGAGTTCGAGTAA
- a CDS encoding metal-dependent transcriptional regulator — protein MEISAREATYIKVIGKLTNGGEKPTSSIEIAKELGVKAPSAVDMIKKLESMGIVEHTPWKGVKLTDKGIMEYKMLIRKYKIIETYLHRICNMNLDEACECASKFDVYVPKKVIDTMCACMGHPKRCPHGDEIPSDRECCGVS, from the coding sequence ATGGAGATATCAGCCAGAGAAGCCACATACATAAAGGTGATAGGGAAACTAACCAATGGTGGAGAGAAACCCACATCAAGCATAGAGATAGCTAAGGAATTGGGGGTTAAAGCACCATCAGCAGTCGATATGATAAAGAAGCTTGAGAGCATGGGCATAGTGGAGCATACACCATGGAAAGGCGTAAAACTCACAGATAAGGGAATCATGGAATACAAGATGCTAATTAGGAAGTATAAGATAATTGAAACATACCTCCACAGAATATGCAACATGAATTTAGATGAGGCATGTGAATGCGCCTCCAAATTCGATGTATACGTGCCGAAGAAGGTTATAGACACCATGTGTGCATGTATGGGTCATCCGAAGAGATGCCCCCATGGAGATGAAATACCAAGTGATAGGGAGTGTTGCGGGGTGAGTTGA
- a CDS encoding metal ABC transporter substrate-binding protein produces MKKWVNAILLLIMITTLTAFNVNGDYGKIKVAVSIGALKDIVEEIGGSRVEVFSIVPPNVEPHTFTITPQVIYQASTANLIVIDGHMDWEMKLLEQIANVKGVKQSDISLNLMDYKDKMTILEMPPWTGISGENYHGYWILPENVMVMAEAIKNKLSEIDPDGRGYYEENFAKLSEEINALKNEIMDLRGKTSGVKAVLAFPAEQYVAYMFGLEVASILTVEEGTSPTPKTMETAYNTLKEGGIILASDVSSKMPVYNTIQELSKQTGAPIIEVMISMEGRYTSIMMYNIGVISGTLLNRNIAYTPTQTNQETSWIITAILGIVVAMESAYIYKIRRGMRR; encoded by the coding sequence ATGAAGAAGTGGGTAAATGCAATACTACTATTAATCATGATAACCACATTAACAGCATTCAATGTTAATGGGGATTATGGGAAAATTAAGGTTGCCGTAAGTATTGGAGCATTGAAGGATATAGTTGAAGAGATTGGTGGAAGCAGAGTTGAAGTTTTCAGCATAGTTCCACCCAACGTTGAACCACACACATTCACAATAACACCACAAGTAATATATCAGGCATCCACAGCCAATCTGATAGTAATTGATGGACATATGGATTGGGAAATGAAACTTTTGGAGCAAATTGCCAATGTGAAGGGTGTAAAGCAAAGTGACATATCATTAAATCTCATGGATTACAAGGATAAAATGACAATATTGGAAATGCCACCATGGACAGGGATTTCAGGCGAGAATTACCATGGATACTGGATACTCCCAGAAAACGTGATGGTGATGGCGGAAGCCATAAAGAACAAGCTATCAGAAATAGATCCAGATGGAAGGGGGTACTACGAGGAAAACTTCGCAAAACTTAGTGAAGAGATAAATGCCTTGAAAAATGAGATAATGGATTTAAGGGGGAAGACTAGCGGTGTTAAAGCAGTATTGGCATTCCCAGCGGAGCAATATGTAGCATACATGTTCGGCTTAGAAGTAGCATCAATATTGACGGTTGAGGAAGGAACTTCACCAACACCTAAAACCATGGAAACCGCATACAATACACTGAAGGAGGGAGGGATAATACTAGCTTCAGATGTATCATCAAAAATGCCAGTATACAACACAATACAGGAATTATCTAAACAAACAGGGGCTCCGATAATAGAGGTCATGATTTCCATGGAGGGGAGGTATACGTCCATAATGATGTACAATATTGGCGTCATCAGTGGTACACTACTAAATAGAAACATAGCATATACGCCTACACAGACAAACCAAGAAACATCATGGATAATAACGGCGATACTTGGAATAGTGGTAGCCATGGAATCAGCGTACATATACAAGATTAGGAGGGGGATGCGAAGATGA
- a CDS encoding metal ABC transporter ATP-binding protein: MNIINVENLTVAYDKMRVLEDVTFKIDAPSINVIIGPNGAGKTTLLKVIMGLVKPMKGRIEVLGLNPVEKSFEVRRLMGYIPQRDKVMEGIPMKVLDVILMGIATKREWPRVISKEDLEAAENTAEFLGIKDLMNKTFNQLSGGQKQKVLLARALISKPKILMLDEPFNGVDVISQYSIMEKLKELRKMNGTTILLVTHDINPMMELAENVMIINRRIIAFGRINEALNEESLSKAYGGGRIIFAEGRCYSIIGDTHHR, from the coding sequence ATGAATATAATAAACGTGGAAAACCTAACAGTGGCCTATGATAAAATGAGGGTGCTTGAAGATGTAACATTCAAAATAGATGCTCCATCAATAAACGTTATAATAGGACCTAACGGTGCTGGAAAAACCACACTACTAAAAGTCATAATGGGACTAGTGAAACCCATGAAGGGGAGAATAGAGGTTTTAGGGTTGAATCCAGTGGAGAAATCCTTCGAAGTTAGGAGGCTAATGGGGTACATACCACAAAGGGATAAAGTTATGGAGGGAATACCAATGAAAGTTCTAGACGTAATATTGATGGGTATTGCAACTAAGAGGGAGTGGCCTAGAGTAATATCTAAGGAAGATTTAGAGGCTGCGGAGAATACGGCTGAATTTCTTGGGATAAAGGATTTAATGAATAAAACGTTCAATCAGCTTAGTGGGGGACAGAAGCAGAAGGTTTTACTGGCAAGGGCACTAATATCAAAACCGAAAATATTGATGCTCGATGAACCATTCAATGGAGTAGACGTCATAAGCCAATACTCAATAATGGAGAAGCTTAAGGAGCTTAGGAAAATGAATGGGACAACAATACTACTAGTAACACACGACATAAATCCAATGATGGAATTAGCTGAAAACGTTATGATAATAAATAGGAGGATCATAGCCTTCGGGAGGATTAATGAAGCTCTAAATGAAGAATCCCTATCAAAAGCTTATGGTGGAGGGAGAATAATATTCGCTGAAGGGAGATGCTACTCAATAATTGGAGATACACATCACAGGTGA
- a CDS encoding metal ABC transporter permease, protein MSLIYSPFIMNALIGIVLGGVTAMIAGALSMLRNVHYLSAEVAHSALGGAAIGALIYSQIGYEPIIFIAATTFSIISSIITGYIVRERGGEAAGLAIGVALAISLSTYSIVIGMLKAELIIKVNSYLLSDILLITYSDLIGMTLISFIGLIVLIAFYKEMLYICFDVEGAEALGLKTKIYDYMAFALIGAAGAVLARAMGALLIYALAILPAASSIEISNNTSKIFIYTFTISLTSGITGLLISLTLNLPTSGTIAATATTIYILIKVARKII, encoded by the coding sequence ATGAGCCTAATATACAGCCCATTCATAATGAATGCATTAATAGGGATAGTTCTTGGAGGGGTAACTGCAATGATTGCTGGAGCACTATCAATGCTGAGAAACGTCCACTACCTATCAGCGGAAGTAGCACACTCAGCTCTAGGTGGAGCAGCCATAGGGGCACTAATATACAGCCAAATAGGATATGAACCAATAATATTCATTGCAGCCACAACCTTCAGCATAATATCATCAATCATAACTGGATACATAGTCAGAGAGAGGGGAGGGGAAGCTGCTGGATTAGCCATAGGAGTAGCCTTAGCAATAAGCTTATCCACATACTCAATAGTGATAGGTATGCTTAAAGCCGAATTAATAATAAAGGTTAACAGCTACCTACTCTCAGACATACTACTAATAACCTACAGCGACCTAATAGGCATGACACTCATATCATTCATAGGATTAATAGTTCTAATAGCATTCTATAAGGAGATGCTATACATATGCTTCGACGTTGAGGGGGCTGAAGCCTTAGGATTAAAAACAAAAATATATGATTACATGGCATTCGCACTCATTGGAGCTGCAGGGGCTGTACTGGCAAGAGCCATGGGTGCACTATTAATATATGCATTGGCAATACTTCCAGCAGCATCCTCCATAGAAATATCAAACAACACATCAAAAATCTTCATATACACATTCACAATATCACTAACATCAGGGATAACTGGACTACTAATATCCCTAACACTAAATCTACCAACAAGCGGAACAATAGCCGCAACAGCCACAACAATATATATACTAATAAAGGTGGCTAGAAAGATAATTTAA